AGAATCCGTGAAGTATGGCAAGAAGCCCTTTATGGGGAACGTGCTCCTGAAGGGTTTTCAGGCGATCAAAAGAGAGCTAGCGGCGGTTACTCCGGCCGCCATTTTGGTTGCCTCCACTGATTCTACTTGGATCAGGGCGAGGAGGAGCCCAGAAGGTGGCGCTTAGTGGAGCCGTAGTATCGTTGCCGTCTACGTCATTGTTGAGGCGTACAATCGTAGGGCGGCCTGTTTGCCATTCGTTGACCCAATCTTGTTCGGTGGGGGAGTAGACTTGCCAATAAAGCTCCCCGAGCGTGTTGATGAGCTCATGGCTGCTGAAGGTGACGTCGTCTGAGTCAGAGCTTGCTGGAGCTGTCTCGAAATGGGCAATCAGGCGTGAAGTGTTGTCTGAGTTGTTGACCACTTCCAGTCTGAGCAAGGCTGCTTTCTGTTCTCTACCTAGGGCGGTGAAGTAGACACCTGGATTTTCTATGTAGAGTTCTAGATTTCCGTCCTCAGACTCCTGTAGGGCAAACTGAGCGTCCGAGGGGAGATTCATGAAGAGCTTCTCAATGAAGCTGGTGGCTGCCTCCTTGTGTCTGGCCTCTTTCTGCGTGATGGAAATAGCCTCACTGAGGCCCATGCAGGTGTTGATAATCATGAAGATGATCCCAATCAGAACAGATGCGATTGCAAGTGAGAGCAGAGTCTCAAAAAGGGTGAAACCGCGTGATCTGTTATGGTGAAGAATAATCAAAATCTGCTGCTACTGGGTAAGAGGGTAATAATGAATGGTCTCAAGCTCGTTTGTGGTTTGCTCACTACTAAGGGAGTCTTCCAGCGTTATTCTGATTTTGTAGAGACGGGGAAGAATGTGCTCATCAGCATCGGTTGCTTCAAATTCAGTGACTTGAATGCGAGCTCTGGTGTGATCGTTAATTTCAACTACCTCATCTCGTACGAACTCGCTTTCAGGGACTGGTGTGGTGAGAGTCTGAGTCATTAGGTTACGCAGTGTCCTTGTAGAATCCAGTTCTTGAGTCATTGTCTGGGACAGCTCTGCAGTCCTGTTGAGTGCAATGACGATACTGGTGACCGCAATCGAGAAAATGGCAAATGCGAGAAGCACTTCCATGAGCATGAAGCCTGCGGGTTGCGTCCTATTGATTTGCTTCTTCATCAAGATCGATAAAATTGCCAGTTATGGGGTTCACGGTCATTTCAAATGAGGATCCGCCATCTTCTAAACGAAACGAAAAAACTTCACAAATGCCAGATCGTGCAAAAACCCAGATGACAGGGTCCTCGCGTTCAGTCATGGTTACCCATTCTCCATTTTCGCGTTTACAGGAGAGAATGGTGCCTTCGGGAATGTCCACGAGAGCAATGTCTGAGCTGGGCTGAATGCGAGACAGGTCCGCGGTCTGATCAATCAATTCAGTGACCCAAATGGCATCATGCCTGATGATGGCATAGTGTGGACGCCCGAGAGTAGACGAACGCCTCAGTGTGGAGGTAGCCGTGGCTTCAATTGCCCCCTGAGTCTCAATGATCTCATCGGAGGTATTCGCCGAGAATGCAAAAAAAGCGGAACCCATAAGCACCGAGATAAGAGCCAAGGTGATAATGAGTTCCAGTAAGGTGAAGCCTGAATGGGCTTTTTTGATAGGGAGGCGATTAGTCCTCAGAGCTGATGTCATCATCTGTGCCTTCCTTGCCGTCTTGGCCAACGCTGATTAGTTCGTAAGAATTAGGGCCGCCAGCTCCAGGCATTTTGTAGATGTATGGGTTCTTCCAAGGGTCAAGGGGAACCTCCTTGAGCATGCCCTCATTTGGATAGCGTTTTGGGACTGGAGGCTTGGTTGGCTTGTTCACCAGAGCCTCGAGGCCCTGATCTGTAGTCGGGTAGCGCCCGGAGAGAGTCTTGTATTGGGTAAGTGCCGCACCGATAGCTTTGATGTCATTGTCGGCCTGTTGGATTTTAGCACTTTCGTCGAAGCCCTTCATGAGTCCAATGACACCGCCGGCCAAAACGGCAATGATGGCCATGACCATGACCATTTCCATGAGAGTGAAGCCGCGGGAGAGATTCTGAGGTTTTGTAAGGAGTGGTGAGTTTTTTCTCATAGGTATGAATTAATCGATTGTGGAACGTATTGTCAAACGTCTGATGACGTATGGCGCACACGGGGTGGGTAGGCCAACTCGCGTATCTATTAAACGTCGCAGAGGGGGGATAGTTGCGCAAAGATTTTTCCTAGTTTATACTAATAATTTCCCAAATAAGTATTGCGAATTACGGGGAAATAAAGAAGATGCGCGGCCAGCACCTTATCCTTAAGGATGTAGTGCGGATTCAACGAACCAACAAAGGAGAATAGTTATCGCAGGAAAACCAAGAAAAGGGGGCGGAGGACGCCCAGGAGGACGCGGCGGCCGTGGTGGCCGTGGTGCAGGACGTCGTTTCAAGAAGAAGGAAGACGACGGACGCGAGGACAAATCTGTGGAGATCGAAGGTACGATCAAAACAGTACTTGCAGGTACTATGTTCAAGGTAGAGCTTGCATCTGGGCACGAGGTTCTTGCCCACATTTCTGGTAAAATGCGTAAGCGTTTCATCCGTTTGGTTGTCGGTGACCGCGTGAAGATGGAGATGTCTCCATACGATACCTCTAAGGCTCGTATCACTTACCGTATCGGGTAATTTTTATGATTCGCATCTACGGATATCAAGGTTGCGGAACTTGTCGTAAGGCCTACAAGTGGCTTGAAGAGCAAGGTCTTGAGTTCGAAAAAGTTGCTATTCGGGAAACTCCTCCGAGCCGTGAGGAGTTCGCTATGGCGCTATCCAAGTATGAGAGTATTCGCAAGCTCTTCAATACATCCGGCATGGACTATCGTTCCATGGGGCTCAAGGATAGTTTGCCAGGTATGAGTGACGAGGACGCGCTTGATTTGCTGGGTTCTAACGGGAATCTCGTGAAGAGGCCGTTTGTTATCTCAGGAAGTACGGCTTTAGTCGGTTTCAATGAGGGGGATTGGTCCTCGGCTCTGCTTTAAGGGCAGAAAACTGGTGCACGGGTCGTTTTGATCTGGTAGAACATGGCGATGTTTGAAACTTGGCAGCAAATCTTTTTGGCCGTTCTAACGGTTCTTGTGTTTGGTGCCTTTGTGAAAGAATGGCTCTCGGCGGAGCTTGTAGCTCTAGTGGCCTTAGTTGCCTGTGTTTTTGCGGGTGTTCTCAGCGTGAAGCCGGGTGAGACCA
Above is a genomic segment from Rubritalea squalenifaciens DSM 18772 containing:
- a CDS encoding PulJ/GspJ family protein — encoded protein: MKKQINRTQPAGFMLMEVLLAFAIFSIAVTSIVIALNRTAELSQTMTQELDSTRTLRNLMTQTLTTPVPESEFVRDEVVEINDHTRARIQVTEFEATDADEHILPRLYKIRITLEDSLSSEQTTNELETIHYYPLTQ
- a CDS encoding arsenate reductase family protein, producing the protein MIRIYGYQGCGTCRKAYKWLEEQGLEFEKVAIRETPPSREEFAMALSKYESIRKLFNTSGMDYRSMGLKDSLPGMSDEDALDLLGSNGNLVKRPFVISGSTALVGFNEGDWSSALL
- the infA gene encoding translation initiation factor IF-1, whose protein sequence is MEIEGTIKTVLAGTMFKVELASGHEVLAHISGKMRKRFIRLVVGDRVKMEMSPYDTSKARITYRIG
- the gspG gene encoding type II secretion system major pseudopilin GspG, giving the protein MRKNSPLLTKPQNLSRGFTLMEMVMVMAIIAVLAGGVIGLMKGFDESAKIQQADNDIKAIGAALTQYKTLSGRYPTTDQGLEALVNKPTKPPVPKRYPNEGMLKEVPLDPWKNPYIYKMPGAGGPNSYELISVGQDGKEGTDDDISSED
- a CDS encoding prepilin-type N-terminal cleavage/methylation domain-containing protein, which produces MMTSALRTNRLPIKKAHSGFTLLELIITLALISVLMGSAFFAFSANTSDEIIETQGAIEATATSTLRRSSTLGRPHYAIIRHDAIWVTELIDQTADLSRIQPSSDIALVDIPEGTILSCKRENGEWVTMTEREDPVIWVFARSGICEVFSFRLEDGGSSFEMTVNPITGNFIDLDEEANQ